A single region of the Zonotrichia leucophrys gambelii isolate GWCS_2022_RI chromosome 9, RI_Zleu_2.0, whole genome shotgun sequence genome encodes:
- the ARMC8 gene encoding armadillo repeat-containing protein 8 isoform X5, whose translation MGTENNVKSLLDCHIIPALLQGLLSPDLKFIEACLRCLRTIFISPVTPEDLLYTDGTVISHLMALLSRSPYTQEYICQIFSHCCKLHHWHSCGFNSLPQPLLCANGPDHQTILFNHGAVQNIAHLLVSTSYKVRMQALKCFSVLAFENPQVSMTLVNVSVDGELLPQIFVKMLQRDKPIEMQLTSAKCLTSMCRAGAIRTDDPCIVLKTLPCLVRMCSKDRLLEERVEGAETLAYLIETDVELQRMASITDHLIVMLADYFKYPSSVSAITDIKRLDHDLKHAHELRQAAFKLYASLGANDEDIRKKIIETENMMDRIVNGLSESSIKVRLAAVRCLHSLSRSVQQLRTSFQDHAVWKPLMKVLQNAPNEILVVASSTLCNLLLEFSPSKEPILESGAIELLCSLTQSENLALRVNGIWALMNMAFQAEQKIKSDILRGLSTEQLFQLLSDSDVNVLMKTLGLLRNLLSTRPHIDHIMSTHGKQIMQAVTLILEGEHNIEVKEQTLCILANIADGTTAKELIMTNDDILQKIKYYMSHSNAKLQLAAMFCISNLIWNEEEGSQERQDKLRDMGVVDILHKLSQSSDPNLCDKAKTALQQYLA comes from the exons GATGGTACAGTTATCTCCCACCTCATGGCACTGCTCAGTAGGTCTCCATACACACAAGAATACATATGTCAGATCTTCTCCCACTGCTGCAAA CTCCACCACTGGCATAGCTGCGGCTTTAACTCATTGCCTCAGCCACTTCTGTGTGCCAAT GGTCCAGATCACCAGACAATCTTATTTAACCATGGAGCTGTTCAGAACATTGCACATCTGCTGGTCTCCACCTCCTACAAA GTCCGAATGCAGGCATTGAAATGCTTCTCAGTTCTTGCCTTTGAGAACCCCCAGGTATCCATGACTCTGGTCAATG TGTCTGTTGATGGAGAATTGTTACCACAGATTTTTGTGAAGATGTTACAAAGGGACAAGCCCATTGAAATGCAGCTCACGTCAGCCAAATG CCTTACTTCCATGTGCAGAGCCGGAGCAATACGGACGGACGATCCCTGCATCGTTCTGAAG ACTCTGCCATGCTTGGTTCGAATGTGCAGTAAGGACAGACTGCTGGAGGAGAGGGTGGAGGGGGCAGAGACTCTGGCCTACCTGATAGAGACAGAcgtggagctgcagaggatggCCAGCATCACCGACCACCTCATCGTCATGCTGGCCGACTACTTCAAGTACCCCAGCTCCGTCAGCGCCATCACCGACATCAAGAGG CTGGACCATGACCTGAAGCACGCCCACGAGCTGCGCCAGGCCGCCTTCAAGCTCTACGCCTCGCTGGGGGCCAACGACGAGGACATCCGCAAAAAG ATCATTGAGACTGAGAACATGATGGACCGCATTGTTAACGGCCTGTCCGAGTCCAGCATCAAGGTGCGCTTGGCTGCAGTCAG GTGTTTGCACAGTTTGTCCCGTTctgtccagcagctcaggacaaGTTTTCAGGATCATGCTGTATGGAAGCCTTTAATGAAG gtTTTACAGAATGCTCCAAATGAAATTCTTGTAGTAGCATCTTCCACGCTATGCAATCTTCTTCTGGAATTCTCTCCAAGCAAGGAG CCTATTTTAGAATCAGGAGCCATAGAACTTCTATGTAGTTTAACCCAGAGTGAAAATCTTGCCTTGCGAGTGAACGGCATTTGGGCTTTAATG AACATGGCGTTTCAAGCAGAACAGAAGATCAAGTCAGACATCCTGCGGGgtctgagcacagagcagttgTTTCAGTTGCTTTCTGATTCCGATGTAAATGTTCTGATGAAAACCTTGGGACTGCTCAGGAATCTTCTCTCCACTCGCCCA CACATAGACCACATAATGAGCACTCATGGGAAGCAAATCATGCAAGCAGTGACCCTCATTCTGGAAGGGGAGCACAATATAGAAGTCAAAGAGCAG acATTGTGTATCCTTGCCAATATAGCAGATGGCACAACAGCAAAAGAACTGATTATGACCAACGATGACATCCTGCAGAAAATCAAATACTACATG AGTCATTCAAATGCTAAACTACAGCTTGCTGCCATGTTCTGTATATCTAATCTCATATGGAATGAAGAGGAAG gTTCACAGGAGCGCCAGGACAAACTCCGAGACATGGGAGTGGTGGATATTCTACACAAACTGAGTCAGTCCTCAGATCCCAATCTGTGTGACAA GGCGAAGACAGCACTCCAGCAGTACCTTGCATGA